In the genome of Polaromonas vacuolata, the window GTGAGTCCATTCCCACCACCAACACTCCGCCCTTAGGGCTATGGCTGGCCGGTCTGGCTTTTTTAGCCAACACGTAATCGTCTTGCGAGAGCACTGGCTCAGGCGGCCTGAGCATGTTCTCAATGGTTCGCAGCGAGAGCTCGTCTTTGCCGACCATCTCAAACAAATCATCGGCACATTTAAACCCTAGCTGATCGGCCAGATCAACGAGCTTCATCGCCGTTTTACCTTCACGCTGCAAAACTTTTTCAACCGCCTCACGGCCTTTGGCCACGGTCTGCGCCATCTCTAGCGCATTAAACCAAGCGCGTACTTTGGATTTCGCGCGGTGGCTGGTTAAAAAGCACAGCTCTGGATTAAGCCAGTCACGAGAAGGCCCGCCATCCTTAGCACTAATGATTTCAACCGTTTGGCCGTTTTGCAAAGGCGTATTCAAAGGCAACATGACGCCATCGATACGTGCTCCGCGGCAGCGATGGCCTAAATCGGTGTGCACGCTATAAGCAAAATCGACAGCCGTCGCGCCTTGCGGCAACTCAACCACTGCTGCGTCTGGCGTGAGCACGTAAATTCGATCCTCAAACAAACCTTGGTCAGTATTGCGGGCACGCTCTGCAGCCGGGCCGGAAAGCTCTCGCTCCCAAGCCAGTAATTGGCGCAGCACCGCGATTTTTGCGTCGTACTCGCTGCTGGCTGAAACGCCTGCGTAGCCCTTGGTGCCGGCTTCTTTGTAAGCCCAATGAGCAGCCACACCATTTTCAGCATGGTCGTGCATGACTTGAGTGCGAATTTGAATCTCTACTGCTCTGCCGGCTTCATCGCGCACCACCGTGTGCAGAGACTGATAGCCATTTGATTTTGGTTTGGCAATGTAGTCGTCAAACTCACTGTCCACTGGCACAAAGCGCGAATGTACAAAGCTCAGCGCCGCGTAACAACCGTTGATATCGGCCGCAACCACGCGCAGTGCGCGGATATCAAACACCTGCTCAAAGTCCAACGACTTACCACGCATTTTTTTAACAATGCTGTAGATGTGCTTTGGTCGGCCTTGCACCAGCGCGGCAATGCCGTCCTGATTGAGTTCCTTCTCCAGCTGCGAGCGCAAGGACTCCATGAACTGCTCACGCCCAATGCGTTTTTCGTCGAGTAAATGAGCTGTCTCGCGGTAGGTGTCCGGCTCAAGAAAACGAAAGGCTAAGTCTTCCATTTCCCACTTGATCTGCCAGATTCCCAAACGGTTTGCCAGCGGTGCGAAGACATGCAGCGATTCGTAGGCCAGTGAAGGACTGGCCGGCAGCCGACTCGCCGCCAGATAACGCAGCGTTTGCAAGCGCGACGCAAGCCGCAGCATGACCACTCGCAAGTCACGCGAGAAAGCCAGCAACATTTTGCGCACGTTCTCGGTCTGTACTGCCGGGTCACCTAGCAACTGGGTTTTAATATCTGCCGTACGCGCCTGCCGCTGGACATTGACCAGTTTGGTAGTGGCTAATGCCAAGGCTGCATAGTTCTCACCAAAGGCCTTGGTGATGACTTCTTGGGGCTTGTTCAGGTGCTGGCAGGAGTAGACCAAATAAGTAGCCGCTTGCATGGCTTCAGAGCCGCCTATCGTGCGCAAAATCAATGCCACGGCGTCTGCATGCGCGAGTATATTTTCCCCAGTCTCTAAAACTTCTCCCACCAGCAAGGGTTCTGCAAATGCGCGCGCACGCGCCAAGGCTTGCGGCTCTGTCGGCAGGCTGTCCGCCGTAGCGGTGACGATGGAAGCTGTCGAGACTGGAATTTCACCGACTTGAGAAATACTTTTCATGCAGATTCACAAAAGGAATTGACTCACCGCAGCGAGTTGGTTGCTAGCGATCAGCGTAGGCGCATGACCGACGCCAGCGAACTCGACCAAACTGGCTTTTGGGCCGCGCTGTGTCATGGCTAAAGCAGTAGCGGGACTGAGTAAATCCGAGTCCTTGCCGCGCAGCAACAAAGTCGGCACGGCAATGGCGTCATAAAGCGCCCACAACGCCGCTTGACCTTCAAGCGTTGCGGCCTCGGTCGCCTGCTTAAAAGGTAAAGCGATGGCAGGGTCGTAATGCAAACGCAACTCGCCGTGAAGGCTATCTGCCAGCGGCTTAACCATATGCCGCGAGAGCTCTAACCACTGGGCAGTAGTATGCGGACCAAAGCCAGCAGACACCGCCAACATGGCGTCAGCCGCTTCTTGCAAGGACTTGAAAGCACCGGCTTTCCCAAGGTAGGTGCCTATCCGCACAATCGCCTGCCACTCTATGCTGGGGCCTACATCATTGAGCACCAGACGGCGCACGGGCACTGGCAGCGGCAGGCCAGGCTGACCAGCAATGACTAAACCAATCAAGCCGCCCATGCTGGTGCCTACCCAATCGAGTTCGCGTATCGGTGCTTGCAAATGAATCTGCGCCAGCATGGCCAGCATGTCAGCAACATAAAACGGCACTTGATAGCCCATAGGGTCTTGCAGCCAATCGCTTTGTCCGCGCCCGACAACATCAGGACAGACTACGCGAATGGTGTGGCCTTTATCTATTGCCTGTTGGCACAGCGATTGCGCCAGCACATCAAAATCACGCCCCTGACGCGACAGACCATGGGCGCAAACCACCACATGCGCGCTGTCCGCATCGCCCCACTGATGCCAGGCCATACGATGGCCGCCGCTAGCATCTGAGCAAGTCACAAAATTGAGGCTGTAAGCAATGTTCATTAAATGGTCGACCAGTAAGAAAAGAAAAGTTAAATGACAAGCTACAGGTTTTGCCTAGTCGCAAGGCACATAGAAAGCAGCGGCCCGTCAGCTGCGTTGGGTATTGAAGCTATGCGGTTGATCCTAAATCATACGCAAAACCATCTTGCCAACAGGTCAAAAATAATTGCTACTTTGTGGCCTCACAATAGACACGAAGCGCGGGCTTAAAAATGAGTGCAAGTTATGTCAAAGGCTCGCAAGCAAGCTTTTTAATTTGCTCACCACCGGTTTAATCAAACACAACACGCACAGGGAAACATTTCATGCTCAAAGGTAAAACTGCATTAGTCACTGGCTCAACTAGCGGCATAGGCTTAGGAATTGCCAAAGCACTGGCAGCGCAAGGCGCCAACATTGTGATGAATGGCTTTGGCGATGTAGCGGGCCCTAAGGCTGAGATAGAAGCACTGGGCGTAAAAGTTGCGCACCACGGAGCAGACGTTAGCAAACCAGCGGAAATTGAGGCCATGCTGAAATTCGCAGCAGCCGAATTTGGCCAAGTCGATATTTTGGTGAACAACGCTGGCATTCAACATGTGGCGCGAATAGAAAACTTCTCCGTCGAAAAATGGGACGCCATCATTGCGATTAACCTAAGCAGTGCTTTTCACGCCACGCGCTTGGCCCTTCCCGCTATGCAGGCGGCGAATGGCGGCAAGGGCTGGGGTCGCATCATCAATGTTGCCTCTGCACACGGCCTAGTCGCATCGGCAGAAAAATCAGCTTATGTAGCGGCCAAGCATGCCTTAGTCGGCCTAACTAAAGTCACAGCCTTAGAAAACGCCACCAGCGGCGTGACCTGCAACGCTATCTGTCCGGGTTGGGTGCTTACACCCATGGTGCAAAAACAGCTCGACGCTAAAGCCAAAGCTTTGGGCATTAGCAACGAAGAAGCCACGGTTCAACTGCTGCAAGAAAAAGAGCCATCACTGCAATTCACCACACCAGAAGAGCTAGGCGCATTAGCGGTTTTCTTTTGCTCACCTGCGGGCAACAATGTGCGCGGCGTGGCGTGGAATATGGATGGCGGCTGGCTGGCGCAATAATCAATAGTCGGGCAGAAAAACTTCTACTGCCCGAGTTTTGAATTCAACTTTTTAAAATCAAAATACTTTTTCATCCGCTTTGACAGCGGATGAAAACAGCAAGCTTCAACAGCGTATAAAAGCGTAAATCCTTAAGCACAAAATCATGCTTGAGATCAGCTAAACAAAATGCGCGCCATGTTGATCCAACTGTGCAAGTCATGCACAACTTAGATTTAAATCCCATTCGGTAAAACGTCAGCGCCTTCATTTAGGCACATCATGCCCAGCCCAGCCAGGATTGATATATGACGGCGGCTTGGACTTTGGCTTCGGCTTCGGCTTCGGCTTCAACACAGGCTGCGCACGCTCGGTCATTGCGCGACTGCGCCCACAGCATTTTTTACCGCGATTGATAAACCAGATTTATTAAATCTAGCGCACAACATTTAGGCACAAGCAGAAGTTTTGTTAAATTTAAATCAGTCAATAAGTGACTCAAAAATAAACACCTTAGTACATTCGGATTTCGACTAAAGTACTCTCTTTTTAAAGTTCTAAGGACTGCAGAAAGGAGTTGGTTAAAAATAAAATTATTAATAAATCTAGTCGGAAAAGACTGTCAGGACAAATTTCTTAAGGACTCAGCATGAAAAATTACAAACTATTGGCGTGCGTATTCCTAGCCCTTTCCGGATGCGCGCACCAAGAAGAATCTAAAACTATTGCGGTTGAAAAAGTAGCGTCTGCAAACCAAGATTACAGCGGCCCACTGACCGCCATCAGCATTGGAAAATTTGAAAACCGATCAGACTATATGCGCGGCATTTTTTCTGATGCTGTGGATAGACTGGGTAATCAAGCACAAACGGTCTTGCTATCGCACCTTAAACAAAGCAAGCGTTTTAGCGTGATGGACCGCAGCAATATGGCGGAAATTAAAGAAGAATCCGCATTACTCAAAAAATCACAAAACCTAATCGGCGCTAACTTTGTAGTCACCGGAGACATTACAGAATTCGGTCGCAAGCAAGTCGGGGATAAACAACTCTTTGGTTTACTCGGTCGCGGTTCAACCCAAATCGCCTATGCCAAAGCCACATTAAACATCGTCAATGTGCAGACCTCTGAAGTAGTTTTTTCGGCGCAAGGCGCGGGCGAATACAGCTTGTCAGAAAGAGAAGTCATAGGCTTTGGCGGCACAGCCGGATATGACTCAACCCTCAACGGCAAAGTTCTTGACTTGGCAATCCGAGAAGCCGTGCAAAAAATTGTTTCTACGATTGACAGCGGCGCATGGCGTTCACAGCGTTAAAGCGTTGACCACGCAGCAAAAATTCAAGGAACACATCATGATCATTAGTCGCCTTAAAGCCCTAGCCGTTTTAATCAGTAGCATTTTTTTAGTCGCTTGCGTAAGCACTACAGACACGATTTATAAATGGGAAGGCTATCAAAAAAATGTTTACCAACACTTTCGTGGCGACAAAAGCCCTGCTGAACAAACCCAATCCATGCAAGCAGATTTAGAAAAAATCCGCGCCAGTGGCAAAGCCACGCCGCCGGGTTACCAAGCGCACCTAGGCCTCTTGTATGGTCAACAAGGAAATCTTGACCAGTTTGCAGCGCAAATTCAGGCTGAAAAAAATCAGTTTCCTGAGTCCGAAAAATTTATGGATTTTTTACTGCGTAAATTCAAAAAAGATGAGGTGAAACAATGACACTAAAAAAACTTTTTGCTAAAGCCGCCGCCGCACTGTGCATCTTGTCCCTGACTGCTTGTGCAACTCAGACGGTCAAAGACTACAGCGACTTCAAAGAAAACCAGCCGCGCTCAATACTGGTTTTGCCGCCGATAAACGACACGGTTGAAGTAGATGCGTCTAACAGCGTTTTATCGCAGGCCACTTTTCCGTTAGCTGAATCGGGTTACTACGTGATACCCGTGACGCTGATGGTAGAAACATTTAAAGAAAACGGACTCACACAGCCCACCGATATTCAAGCAACACCAGCTGAAAAGCTACACCAAATTTTTGGTGCTGATGCGGCGCTCTACATCAGTATTTCAAAATACGGAACCGTCTATAAAGTCATCGCCAGTGAATCTGTCGTTACCGCGCAAGCAAAGCTCGTAGACTTAAAAACCGGGAAACTGCTCTGGCAAGGCAGCGCAACAGCGTCTAGTGAAGAAGGAAAAAATAATCGCGGCGGCTTGGTGTCTTTGCTAGTTAGCGCGGTGATCAATCAAATCATTGGAACGGTGTCCGAGCAAAGCCACAATGTCGCAGGCATCGCAACCAATCGATTGCTGCATGCAAGTCCGAATGGCGGCATTTTGTATGGCCAGCGCTCACCTTACTTTAGTAAAAAATAAGTTTTTCAGCACTGCAAAAAAGTCATCGACACAAAAGCCTTTTGCGATTTACAACCAGCGTTTGAAGGCTTTAATTAGCCAATCAAAACGCTGACCATAAGGCGGATATAACAATTTCCCGCTGGCCCATCGCGACTGCACCAGCACTGACTTTTGATGACTTAAGCGTTTAAACCCAGCCTCACCGTGGTAGCTGCCCCAGCCGCTGTCACCGACACCGCCAAACGGCAAGTTCAGATGCACCAAATGCATGAGTGTGTCATTGATGCAGACGCCGCCACTCACGGTTTGGGCCAACACCTGGTCCTGCGCTTGTGTATCTTGACCAAACCAATACAGCGCCAGCGGCCTAGCTCTAGCGTTAATGTATTGAATCGCTTCATCCAAGGTGTCGTAAGTCAGAACGGGTAATACTGGGCCGAAAATTTCTTCTGTCAGCAAAGCGCAGTCTGGTGGCGCGTTAAACACCAAAACCGGTGCCATCTGGCTCTGGCCTGTATGACTGGCGTGGCTAGCTTGGCTTGCGTCGTTTGAATATTTTGTAGCCGTCACATCAGTTTGCCCAACCGCCATCGCTTCAAGCCTAGCCCCGCCGGCCTCGGCTTGATGAAGCAAGCCTTTTAAGCGTGCATGGTGACGCTCGCTAATGATGGCAGCGTAGTCAGGATTGCCAAGAATGCGCGGATACATGTCGGCCACAGCCTGCGCAAAAGCTTGAGAGAACGCGGCTTCTTGACCCGCAGGCAACAGCACATAGTCGGGTGCCACACAGGTCTGGCCGGCATTGAGTAATTTGCCATGGACTATCTTGATGGCAGCACTGGTAATGTCGCAGGACAGGTCCACAATACAGGGCGATTTGCCCCCCAACTCAAGCGTAGTTGGCGTGAGATTAGCGGCGGCGTTTTGTGCCACCAAACGCCCGACTGTC includes:
- a CDS encoding RelA/SpoT family protein gives rise to the protein MKSISQVGEIPVSTASIVTATADSLPTEPQALARARAFAEPLLVGEVLETGENILAHADAVALILRTIGGSEAMQAATYLVYSCQHLNKPQEVITKAFGENYAALALATTKLVNVQRQARTADIKTQLLGDPAVQTENVRKMLLAFSRDLRVVMLRLASRLQTLRYLAASRLPASPSLAYESLHVFAPLANRLGIWQIKWEMEDLAFRFLEPDTYRETAHLLDEKRIGREQFMESLRSQLEKELNQDGIAALVQGRPKHIYSIVKKMRGKSLDFEQVFDIRALRVVAADINGCYAALSFVHSRFVPVDSEFDDYIAKPKSNGYQSLHTVVRDEAGRAVEIQIRTQVMHDHAENGVAAHWAYKEAGTKGYAGVSASSEYDAKIAVLRQLLAWERELSGPAAERARNTDQGLFEDRIYVLTPDAAVVELPQGATAVDFAYSVHTDLGHRCRGARIDGVMLPLNTPLQNGQTVEIISAKDGGPSRDWLNPELCFLTSHRAKSKVRAWFNALEMAQTVAKGREAVEKVLQREGKTAMKLVDLADQLGFKCADDLFEMVGKDELSLRTIENMLRPPEPVLSQDDYVLAKKARPASHSPKGGVLVVGMDSLLTQLAKCCKPAPPDEILGFVTKGRGVGIHRSDCSNFRNMAAGSPERIIEVAWGGAAHAEGGSSSNVSRRAVYPVDVLVQAVDRQGLLRDISEVFNKEKMNVIGVQTQTVGDKRGGMAWMTFTVEVSESSRLAHVLSLVVDVPDVRSARRR
- a CDS encoding alpha/beta fold hydrolase, with the protein product MNIAYSLNFVTCSDASGGHRMAWHQWGDADSAHVVVCAHGLSRQGRDFDVLAQSLCQQAIDKGHTIRVVCPDVVGRGQSDWLQDPMGYQVPFYVADMLAMLAQIHLQAPIRELDWVGTSMGGLIGLVIAGQPGLPLPVPVRRLVLNDVGPSIEWQAIVRIGTYLGKAGAFKSLQEAADAMLAVSAGFGPHTTAQWLELSRHMVKPLADSLHGELRLHYDPAIALPFKQATEAATLEGQAALWALYDAIAVPTLLLRGKDSDLLSPATALAMTQRGPKASLVEFAGVGHAPTLIASNQLAAVSQFLL
- a CDS encoding 3-hydroxybutyrate dehydrogenase, translating into MLKGKTALVTGSTSGIGLGIAKALAAQGANIVMNGFGDVAGPKAEIEALGVKVAHHGADVSKPAEIEAMLKFAAAEFGQVDILVNNAGIQHVARIENFSVEKWDAIIAINLSSAFHATRLALPAMQAANGGKGWGRIINVASAHGLVASAEKSAYVAAKHALVGLTKVTALENATSGVTCNAICPGWVLTPMVQKQLDAKAKALGISNEEATVQLLQEKEPSLQFTTPEELGALAVFFCSPAGNNVRGVAWNMDGGWLAQ
- a CDS encoding CsgG/HfaB family protein, which encodes MKNYKLLACVFLALSGCAHQEESKTIAVEKVASANQDYSGPLTAISIGKFENRSDYMRGIFSDAVDRLGNQAQTVLLSHLKQSKRFSVMDRSNMAEIKEESALLKKSQNLIGANFVVTGDITEFGRKQVGDKQLFGLLGRGSTQIAYAKATLNIVNVQTSEVVFSAQGAGEYSLSEREVIGFGGTAGYDSTLNGKVLDLAIREAVQKIVSTIDSGAWRSQR
- a CDS encoding DUF4810 domain-containing protein, with amino-acid sequence MIISRLKALAVLISSIFLVACVSTTDTIYKWEGYQKNVYQHFRGDKSPAEQTQSMQADLEKIRASGKATPPGYQAHLGLLYGQQGNLDQFAAQIQAEKNQFPESEKFMDFLLRKFKKDEVKQ
- a CDS encoding DUF799 domain-containing protein — its product is MTLKKLFAKAAAALCILSLTACATQTVKDYSDFKENQPRSILVLPPINDTVEVDASNSVLSQATFPLAESGYYVIPVTLMVETFKENGLTQPTDIQATPAEKLHQIFGADAALYISISKYGTVYKVIASESVVTAQAKLVDLKTGKLLWQGSATASSEEGKNNRGGLVSLLVSAVINQIIGTVSEQSHNVAGIATNRLLHASPNGGILYGQRSPYFSKK
- a CDS encoding coniferyl aldehyde dehydrogenase, translated to MTSNDTFLRLAFNAQHAASRAQTDVPLSLRRERLLRIQAMLARHDQALALAVQADFGVRSAQLTEVADLFLLRAMLAQTLSDLPAWMKPVKVPTPLYLQPSRGFVQCQPLGVVGVISPWNYPLQLSLGPVICALAAGNRVMLKPSELTPATSALLAELIANDFAPQELTVFLGDAKLAAEFSSLPFDHLFFTGSTTVGRLVAQNAAANLTPTTLELGGKSPCIVDLSCDITSAAIKIVHGKLLNAGQTCVAPDYVLLPAGQEAAFSQAFAQAVADMYPRILGNPDYAAIISERHHARLKGLLHQAEAGGARLEAMAVGQTDVTATKYSNDASQASHASHTGQSQMAPVLVFNAPPDCALLTEEIFGPVLPVLTYDTLDEAIQYINARARPLALYWFGQDTQAQDQVLAQTVSGGVCINDTLMHLVHLNLPFGGVGDSGWGSYHGEAGFKRLSHQKSVLVQSRWASGKLLYPPYGQRFDWLIKAFKRWL